A DNA window from Sediminitomix flava contains the following coding sequences:
- a CDS encoding RagB/SusD family nutrient uptake outer membrane protein, protein MKKIYLLFLLNIAFATSCTDLSEDIYDAIPVEKFPENDKQAALISVPVYSPMKDLLDWGGWWFSQELPGDDVVCPTRLTDWDDGGKWRVLHTHEWTNETEAVTGMWGKFYEGIVEANQIIESLASAEQNSTTLQVISEVKTMRAFYYYLLIDNYGDVPYVTSFADADPEPMKNTRAEVYTSLVQDLEEAVLYLKNENIKTLATKQMANSLLAKLYLNAEVYSGQAEWAKAEAKCDSIIASGFYSLEANALAPFVTNNEKSSENIFTIPFDRDNLKGFNLHMRTLHYNHNETFDLTVGTWNGFAVTEDHFNSFSDDDARKEGFLYGPQFSSSGAALIDGTTGTPVVINPVIPALVMDASYTSEEIRMSGARVAKFEIASGANDNLSNDFPVFRYADVLLMKAEAMIRQGKNGDEYVNMVRERAGVDAWTNTSLDQLLEERSRELYWEGHRRQDLIRFGKFGDSWWEKAASSADRETYPIPLWATQGNPNLEL, encoded by the coding sequence ATGAAAAAGATATATTTATTATTCCTATTGAATATAGCATTTGCGACGTCTTGTACAGACTTGTCGGAAGATATTTATGATGCTATACCCGTAGAAAAGTTTCCAGAGAATGATAAGCAGGCTGCTTTAATTTCAGTACCTGTTTATTCTCCAATGAAAGATCTACTTGACTGGGGTGGATGGTGGTTCTCTCAAGAATTACCAGGAGATGATGTTGTTTGTCCTACAAGATTAACTGACTGGGATGATGGAGGAAAATGGAGAGTACTTCACACTCATGAGTGGACAAACGAAACTGAGGCTGTTACAGGGATGTGGGGTAAGTTCTATGAAGGAATTGTGGAAGCAAACCAAATCATAGAAAGCCTTGCTAGTGCAGAGCAAAACTCAACTACACTTCAAGTTATCTCTGAAGTGAAAACTATGAGAGCGTTCTATTATTATCTATTGATTGATAATTATGGAGATGTTCCTTATGTAACGTCTTTTGCAGATGCCGATCCAGAACCAATGAAAAATACAAGAGCTGAGGTATACACTAGCTTAGTTCAAGATTTGGAAGAGGCAGTTCTTTACTTGAAAAATGAGAACATTAAAACTTTGGCAACTAAGCAGATGGCTAACTCTTTGTTAGCAAAGTTATATCTTAATGCTGAAGTGTATTCAGGACAAGCAGAGTGGGCAAAGGCTGAAGCAAAATGTGATTCAATCATCGCTTCAGGTTTCTACTCGCTGGAAGCGAATGCTTTAGCTCCATTTGTGACAAACAATGAAAAGTCTTCTGAGAATATCTTTACCATTCCTTTTGATAGAGATAATTTGAAAGGTTTTAACCTTCACATGAGAACACTTCACTATAATCATAATGAAACATTTGATTTGACTGTAGGTACTTGGAATGGATTTGCAGTTACTGAAGATCATTTCAACAGTTTCTCAGATGATGATGCACGTAAAGAAGGGTTCCTTTATGGACCTCAGTTCTCTAGTAGTGGGGCAGCTCTTATTGATGGAACAACAGGTACTCCTGTAGTGATCAATCCAGTTATTCCAGCATTGGTAATGGATGCTTCTTATACTTCAGAAGAAATTAGAATGTCTGGTGCTCGTGTAGCAAAATTTGAAATTGCTTCAGGTGCAAATGACAACTTAAGTAATGATTTCCCTGTATTCAGATACGCAGATGTCCTTTTGATGAAAGCTGAAGCAATGATTCGCCAAGGTAAAAATGGAGATGAATATGTGAACATGGTAAGAGAGAGAGCAGGTGTTGATGCATGGACAAACACTTCGCTTGATCAATTACTTGAAGAGAGAAGTAGAGAATTGTATTGGGAAGGTCACCGTCGTCAAGACTTGATCCGTTTTGGAAAGTTTGGAGATAGCTGGTGGGAAAAAGCAGCTTCATCAGCTGATCGTGAAACTTACCCTATTCCGCTTTGGGCTACTCAAGGTAATCCAAACTTAGAATTGTAA
- a CDS encoding TlpA disulfide reductase family protein, which translates to MRRFFTFCGAALMMASCAADKQEMVLNGTVENYEGTEVVITMPEGEEWKSDTVKIENGKFQYTKALTSPEVMRISFGDKGGVVAFAEDTVLNFTVNTDSVMGYSLEGSKTQDEYKVASKIDEKYRPQFMNLREEYEKANAEENKEEVEKIIAKYDELDAQISKEKTAFIQENPNSYASAYVFSRNVYYMDLEQMDKTFQLLSPAVQSSFYGKNIKEYIDANKRTAIGQKAPDFKLATPEGGELALSEIKGQKLLLIDFWASWCGPCRRENPNVVKMYEEYKGKGLEILGVSLDNKDENWKKAIEKDQLSWKHVSDLKGWSAAPAKLYGVRSIPNTFLINEKGEIIAKGLHGEELRETIKAYLN; encoded by the coding sequence ATGAGAAGATTTTTTACGTTTTGCGGAGCCGCTCTAATGATGGCTTCTTGTGCAGCTGATAAACAAGAAATGGTATTGAATGGTACTGTTGAAAACTATGAAGGAACAGAAGTAGTGATCACAATGCCAGAAGGTGAGGAGTGGAAGTCTGACACTGTTAAAATTGAGAATGGGAAATTTCAATATACTAAAGCGCTAACGTCTCCAGAAGTGATGCGTATTTCCTTTGGTGACAAAGGAGGTGTTGTAGCTTTTGCTGAAGATACTGTCTTAAACTTTACGGTTAATACTGACAGTGTGATGGGCTATTCTTTGGAAGGTTCAAAAACACAAGATGAGTATAAAGTTGCATCTAAGATTGATGAAAAGTATAGACCTCAGTTCATGAATCTAAGAGAGGAGTATGAAAAAGCAAATGCAGAGGAGAACAAAGAAGAGGTGGAGAAGATCATTGCGAAGTATGATGAACTAGATGCTCAGATTAGTAAAGAGAAGACTGCTTTTATCCAAGAAAACCCGAATTCATATGCTTCAGCTTATGTATTTAGTAGAAATGTTTATTACATGGATTTGGAGCAAATGGATAAGACTTTCCAACTACTATCTCCAGCGGTACAATCATCTTTCTATGGTAAAAATATCAAAGAATATATTGATGCCAATAAACGTACAGCAATTGGACAAAAAGCTCCTGACTTTAAGCTAGCAACACCTGAAGGAGGAGAGTTGGCTTTATCAGAAATTAAAGGACAGAAGTTATTACTAATTGATTTCTGGGCATCTTGGTGTGGACCTTGTAGAAGAGAAAATCCAAATGTGGTAAAGATGTATGAGGAGTATAAAGGCAAAGGCTTAGAAATCTTAGGTGTTTCATTGGATAATAAGGATGAAAACTGGAAGAAAGCAATTGAGAAAGACCAACTGTCTTGGAAGCATGTTTCTGACCTGAAAGGTTGGTCAGCAGCTCCAGCTAAGCTTTATGGTGTGAGAAGTATTCCGAATACTTTTTTAATCAATGAGAAAGGAGAAATCATTGCGAAAGGTTTACACGGGGAAGAACTAAGAGAAACAA
- a CDS encoding SusF/SusE family outer membrane protein → MELKKQFSILSMLFAMVIGLTMTACDETEDPTDGGGDGPLIEDGVYLTGDATGLEFSRTGFLNPGRAEGEGFSNALREGMTERFIYLSAGKLQIANVEGGQVFYYAKADDHQEVEPDPTTDHIQTSYFTGTLQQTEDETAGFDIVEEGVYHVILDATTNQYIYTKVESLGAIGDATELGWSGEVDLAMVDAKTFRAENVVLRTPGGVKFRYNDGWKIQRSEDFVVFSNFGFRDGALEMGDPTVKPDVDGEYTVEVAYSDETGTFGYSLTKTGDVEALDYPESLYVIGSALTGDDDGWNWDLMDSPLKAVANNNAHLFWTIVWLEEGGEFKFAPQREWNGDFGGSGDLADGKTAKGSDNITTPGASGYYMVVVDLENEEIHVSDSPEVYLIGDAIGSWDKATEAGKFMVEGEEMVFTGDLTETAELRMYASHPALTATAAWDWWTSEFIVLDGMIEYRGAGGDQDRVAVSTGNYTISLNFKSGAGSVTMNN, encoded by the coding sequence ATGGAATTGAAAAAACAATTTAGCATTCTATCTATGCTATTTGCTATGGTTATTGGTCTTACAATGACTGCTTGTGATGAAACTGAAGATCCAACTGATGGAGGTGGAGATGGACCATTAATTGAAGATGGTGTTTATTTAACAGGTGATGCTACTGGTTTAGAATTTAGTAGAACTGGTTTCTTAAATCCAGGTAGAGCAGAAGGAGAAGGATTCTCAAATGCTTTGAGAGAAGGAATGACTGAGCGTTTCATTTATTTGTCTGCAGGTAAATTGCAAATCGCAAATGTAGAAGGTGGACAAGTTTTCTATTATGCTAAAGCTGATGACCACCAAGAAGTAGAGCCAGATCCAACTACTGATCATATTCAAACTTCTTATTTTACTGGTACTTTACAGCAAACTGAAGATGAAACTGCTGGTTTTGATATCGTAGAAGAAGGTGTGTATCACGTAATTCTTGATGCAACTACTAATCAATATATTTATACTAAAGTTGAGTCTTTAGGTGCTATCGGTGATGCTACTGAACTAGGATGGAGTGGTGAAGTTGATTTAGCAATGGTTGATGCGAAAACTTTCAGAGCTGAGAACGTTGTTCTTCGTACTCCTGGTGGTGTGAAATTCCGTTACAATGATGGATGGAAGATTCAAAGAAGTGAAGATTTCGTTGTTTTCTCTAACTTCGGTTTCAGAGATGGCGCTCTAGAAATGGGTGACCCAACTGTTAAGCCTGATGTAGATGGAGAATATACTGTTGAAGTAGCTTATAGCGATGAGACTGGTACTTTTGGTTATTCATTGACTAAAACTGGTGATGTTGAAGCTTTAGATTATCCTGAGTCTCTATACGTAATTGGTTCTGCATTGACTGGTGACGATGATGGTTGGAACTGGGATTTGATGGATTCACCATTGAAAGCTGTAGCTAACAATAACGCTCACTTGTTCTGGACAATCGTATGGTTAGAAGAAGGTGGAGAATTTAAATTTGCTCCTCAAAGAGAGTGGAATGGTGACTTCGGTGGATCAGGTGACTTGGCTGACGGTAAAACTGCAAAAGGTTCAGATAATATCACAACTCCAGGAGCTTCTGGATACTACATGGTTGTAGTTGATCTTGAAAATGAAGAAATTCATGTATCTGACTCTCCAGAGGTTTACTTAATCGGTGATGCTATCGGATCATGGGATAAAGCTACTGAAGCTGGTAAATTTATGGTAGAGGGTGAAGAAATGGTATTCACTGGAGACCTTACTGAAACTGCTGAATTGAGAATGTATGCTTCTCACCCAGCTCTAACTGCAACTGCAGCTTGGGATTGGTGGACTTCAGAATTCATCGTTCTTGATGGAATGATTGAGTACAGAGGTGCTGGTGGAGATCAAGATAGAGTAGCTGTTTCTACAGGAAACTATACAATCAGCTTGAACTTCAAGTCTGGTGCTGGTTCTGTAACTATGAACAACTAA
- a CDS encoding DUF4961 domain-containing protein: protein MKMRKKILSLGSGVLYGLNGHNNGHTFKKHLLCLFGMLLVSNFSFAQTITASVDPIIADQPVTFTADLSNSDLNLNEAWAWVWVEQPQNSSASVPTNVNPADASADDAKWTNTSGDLWELTFTPTEFMNVPVSEIEELGILLKGKDWGDGQTGDFKFKVIPSEGSLQITLNSPTQTDLNSVQIEDDVVFDLTTNKVADLSVVVNGDTLIQETGEALAYTWTVTTGGLLEIEVLASAEEDGKTETDRKELKVFIEPNVVAKQRPAYATNFGPNYNGTEVTLVMHDPKKLKKNVYAIGDFSDWKTDQDFLMYKDEEAYGNYWWITISDLDPDKEYIYQYLIDGEIKIADPYTEKVSDYDDKYINQGIVRYPDLIAYPEGKTSFRASVFQINQPTYEWEVTDFERPAQEDLVVYEMHIRDFTEEDTYQASIERLDYIQELGANCIHLMPINEFEGNDSWGYNPNFYFAPDKYYGTKNDLKQFIDESHKRGIAVIIDMVLNHSYHSSPLVRMYNDGDFGDPTSDNPWYNVESPNNEYFWGADLNHESIHTQTLVDSVNLHWVKHYNIDGYRFDFTKGFTQTPGPGHGYDAARIVLLNRMANELWKNEEAEGAYVILEHLADNQEEKELAANDIILWGNINHNFRGTGNGGTDDLGWQYHKNRGYEKMGVMSYMESHDEERLVYDALNYGASEGTYNLQELPNALERQKLNAAFFFTVPGPKLIWQFGELGYDYSINYNDRVGRKPVRWDYAENPLRFNLYKTYQALISLRNQLQISSYSYESVNLGGATKEVSIETPVAKMYAIGNFSITEKEVTIKFPNTGTWYNYFTGEEINVTEANQTVTFAPSEFRIFVDQQMDFPEEGIVKAYTPMVQVNPFEFDEDTEIKIIFDPAEGNAALLGEEKVYVQAGLILEDIGSEKVEKLTRSEMTKVEDKWELTMTPRAYFELTASEKPFHFVLYFENESGDKKGLTLEEKEVVLDFKQNIEDGKIVFSPANWLPSEEVTITINVSGTSLEGDQDAYLWAWIDPSSVSSDIDNGAWENSSEGAKMVRVSSTKVKITMTPTSYYGASSADIFANGIKFLIKTKDGGSQTADMGPFKPNVTTGVEDDYKSQSMYLAPNPATGSVEIGFKDQITEPVAVDFFNIQGQHIFSGLYRASDSKIALDISNLTSGIYVVRTVSNLGVQTQKLVVR from the coding sequence ATGAAAATGAGAAAAAAAATACTATCACTTGGTAGTGGGGTCTTGTATGGCTTAAATGGTCATAACAATGGTCACACTTTTAAAAAACACTTGTTGTGTCTTTTTGGAATGCTACTAGTTAGCAATTTTTCTTTTGCACAAACTATAACAGCCTCAGTTGATCCAATTATTGCAGATCAGCCTGTTACTTTTACTGCAGACCTTTCCAACTCTGATTTAAATCTAAATGAGGCTTGGGCTTGGGTATGGGTAGAACAACCTCAAAATTCCTCTGCTAGTGTTCCAACAAATGTGAATCCTGCAGATGCATCTGCGGATGATGCGAAGTGGACAAATACTTCTGGGGATCTTTGGGAGTTAACATTCACACCAACTGAGTTTATGAATGTTCCAGTCTCAGAAATTGAAGAATTAGGTATCCTACTTAAAGGTAAAGATTGGGGTGATGGACAAACTGGAGACTTTAAGTTTAAAGTAATTCCTTCAGAAGGCTCTCTTCAAATCACTTTAAATAGCCCAACTCAAACAGATCTCAACAGCGTTCAAATTGAGGATGATGTAGTATTTGATCTTACTACTAATAAAGTGGCAGATTTGAGTGTAGTCGTAAATGGAGATACACTTATTCAAGAAACTGGAGAAGCATTAGCATACACTTGGACAGTTACGACTGGTGGTTTGCTAGAAATCGAAGTGTTAGCTTCTGCCGAAGAAGATGGAAAGACTGAGACTGATAGAAAAGAGTTAAAGGTATTTATTGAGCCTAATGTGGTTGCTAAGCAGAGACCAGCATACGCTACAAACTTTGGCCCGAACTATAATGGGACAGAAGTTACTTTAGTAATGCATGACCCTAAAAAGCTTAAGAAAAATGTATATGCTATAGGTGATTTTTCTGATTGGAAAACAGACCAAGATTTCTTGATGTATAAAGATGAAGAAGCTTATGGAAATTATTGGTGGATTACAATCTCTGACCTAGATCCAGATAAAGAATATATTTATCAATATTTGATAGATGGTGAAATTAAAATAGCCGATCCTTATACGGAGAAAGTTTCTGACTATGATGATAAATACATTAATCAAGGAATTGTTCGTTACCCAGATCTAATTGCTTATCCTGAGGGTAAAACATCATTTAGAGCTTCAGTTTTTCAAATTAATCAGCCTACATATGAGTGGGAGGTTACTGATTTTGAAAGACCAGCTCAAGAAGATTTGGTTGTATATGAAATGCATATCCGTGATTTCACTGAAGAGGATACTTATCAAGCATCTATTGAGCGATTAGATTATATCCAAGAGCTAGGAGCTAACTGTATTCACCTAATGCCAATCAATGAATTCGAAGGAAATGATTCATGGGGATATAATCCTAACTTCTATTTTGCTCCAGATAAATACTACGGAACAAAAAATGATTTAAAGCAATTTATTGATGAATCTCATAAAAGAGGAATTGCAGTAATTATTGATATGGTACTTAACCATTCTTATCATTCATCTCCATTAGTTCGAATGTATAATGATGGTGATTTTGGGGATCCAACTTCAGATAATCCTTGGTATAATGTAGAATCTCCTAACAATGAATATTTCTGGGGAGCAGATTTAAATCACGAGAGTATTCATACTCAAACATTAGTGGATAGTGTGAACTTACACTGGGTTAAACACTATAATATTGATGGTTATCGTTTTGACTTTACTAAAGGATTTACACAAACTCCAGGGCCAGGACATGGATATGATGCAGCTCGTATTGTTCTACTAAACAGAATGGCAAATGAGTTGTGGAAAAACGAAGAAGCAGAAGGAGCTTATGTTATTTTGGAGCATTTAGCTGACAACCAAGAAGAAAAAGAATTGGCTGCTAATGATATTATTCTTTGGGGTAATATAAACCATAATTTCAGAGGTACTGGAAATGGTGGTACAGATGATTTAGGTTGGCAATACCATAAGAATAGAGGTTATGAGAAAATGGGAGTAATGTCTTACATGGAGTCTCATGATGAGGAACGTCTTGTTTATGATGCTTTAAATTATGGTGCTTCTGAAGGTACTTATAACCTACAAGAATTACCTAATGCACTAGAACGTCAAAAATTAAATGCTGCCTTCTTCTTTACAGTTCCAGGTCCAAAATTGATTTGGCAATTTGGAGAACTAGGTTATGATTATAGCATTAACTATAACGATAGAGTGGGTAGAAAGCCTGTGAGATGGGATTATGCTGAAAATCCATTGAGGTTTAATCTATACAAAACATATCAAGCACTGATTTCACTTCGTAATCAACTTCAAATTTCAAGTTATAGCTATGAGTCTGTAAACCTAGGAGGAGCTACAAAAGAAGTATCTATTGAAACGCCTGTTGCAAAAATGTATGCAATAGGAAACTTCTCAATTACTGAAAAAGAAGTAACGATTAAATTCCCTAATACAGGAACATGGTATAATTACTTTACAGGAGAAGAAATTAATGTAACAGAAGCGAATCAAACGGTAACATTTGCTCCAAGTGAATTTAGAATTTTTGTAGACCAACAAATGGATTTTCCTGAAGAGGGTATCGTGAAGGCATATACACCTATGGTACAAGTAAATCCATTTGAGTTTGATGAAGATACTGAAATTAAAATCATCTTTGATCCTGCAGAAGGTAATGCAGCTTTACTAGGTGAGGAGAAAGTATACGTTCAGGCTGGTTTAATTTTAGAAGATATTGGTTCTGAAAAAGTAGAGAAGCTAACAAGATCAGAAATGACAAAGGTTGAAGATAAGTGGGAGTTAACGATGACTCCAAGAGCTTATTTTGAACTAACAGCATCTGAAAAGCCATTCCATTTTGTTCTTTATTTTGAAAATGAAAGTGGGGATAAAAAAGGGCTTACTTTAGAAGAAAAAGAAGTTGTTTTAGACTTTAAACAAAATATTGAAGATGGGAAAATAGTATTCTCGCCAGCCAATTGGTTGCCATCAGAAGAAGTGACTATCACTATTAATGTTTCTGGTACATCATTAGAAGGAGATCAAGATGCATATCTTTGGGCTTGGATTGACCCAAGTTCAGTTTCTTCAGATATTGATAATGGCGCTTGGGAAAACTCTTCAGAAGGTGCTAAAATGGTGAGAGTTTCATCTACAAAAGTAAAGATCACAATGACTCCAACTTCATATTATGGGGCTTCTTCAGCTGACATTTTTGCTAACGGGATTAAATTCTTGATTAAAACTAAAGATGGAGGTTCTCAAACTGCAGATATGGGGCCTTTTAAACCTAATGTAACTACAGGTGTTGAAGATGATTATAAATCACAGTCAATGTATTTAGCACCTAATCCTGCAACAGGGTCAGTTGAGATTGGTTTTAAAGACCAAATCACAGAGCCTGTAGCTGTAGATTTCTTTAATATCCAAGGTCAACATATTTTCTCAGGGCTTTATAGAGCATCTGACAGTAAAATTGCCTTAGATATTTCAAATCTAACATCAGGGATTTATGTAGTTAGAACTGTCTCAAATTTAGGCGTTCAGACACAAAAGTTAGTAGTGAGATAA
- a CDS encoding SusC/RagA family TonB-linked outer membrane protein, whose product MKHRLLLIGTSLLMMVMSFSLANAQERSISGTVNDENGLPLPGVSVIIKGTTTGGTTDFDGNFKVSAPNENVTLQLSYIGYEMKEVVVTNQSNLGVITLDPSAEELDEVIVIGYGTQKKSDKTGAVASVATEEMNQGVMTDPIAMIAGKVAGVTITKKGGDPNGGFSVKIRGSSGLSSGTDPLYVVDGVPGVDPTTIANEDIQSMNVLKDASSTAIYGSRGANGVIIITTKSGKGQKGSNINVSAFRSFDQVANRLDLMTADEVRAFAQENSLNIVDGGANTDWQDAIYRMGANSNVNVSASGASEDADYRLSVSHNDFQGVIKGSSKQRTLARISVNQKTLDGKLQLGGFVSGMIENNDYISYSGNGPRDVLYQAFQRNPTDPLYDEDGNLYQIQRDFNYNNPLATIEEVQNERQARNMTVSFNTSLNIVDGLTWKTNTSYFRNDNETFYFEPTYSWPISDGFARRASNNSATSVLETTLNYDKKLGAHSLNLIGGYSYQFDETTGLSAQGRGASSDYVKSYNLGFLNTVTSDDISSWKNSSKLISFFGRATYNYNSKYFVTATVRRDGSSKFGDNNKWGIFPSASVAWAVKDEFFLKNVDWLSELKLRAGYGLVGNQEIPPYLSQDLNMVSGSAIDPITGQPVRNITGTRNPNPDLKWEENSELNIGLDFGLFSDKVNGSLEVYNKRTYDLIYNYAVPVPPNKYATTYANGGDIENRGIELFLEWYALDTENLDWTTNIVFSKNEQKVLSLASADGSYRSDPLETGWVSGRGLVGTSTQRVQPGYAVGTFYMPEFAGFSEDGKFLFYTEAGGVTRDETKAAKKVVGNAQPDFELAWSNFFKIGKGFDISFNLRAVVGFDVLNVTKMVLGNPNVLPSLNALASARDEYAAGMRDNAKVSDYYLEDGSFIRMDNFTLGYTFQTANVEWLKQCRVYTTVNNMFLITDYSGIDPEVGYSGLSFGIDQYNTYPKTRSITVGMNVTF is encoded by the coding sequence ATGAAACACAGACTATTACTTATTGGGACTTCATTACTGATGATGGTGATGAGTTTTTCCCTAGCTAATGCTCAAGAAAGGAGTATTAGTGGTACAGTAAATGATGAAAATGGATTGCCGTTACCAGGTGTGTCGGTTATTATCAAAGGTACAACAACTGGTGGTACAACTGACTTTGATGGTAATTTTAAGGTATCTGCTCCAAATGAAAATGTAACATTACAGTTAAGTTACATTGGTTATGAAATGAAAGAAGTAGTTGTCACTAACCAAAGTAATTTAGGTGTTATTACACTAGACCCTTCCGCAGAAGAATTAGACGAAGTTATTGTTATTGGTTATGGTACTCAGAAAAAGTCTGATAAGACTGGTGCTGTAGCTTCTGTTGCTACAGAAGAAATGAACCAAGGGGTTATGACAGATCCGATAGCAATGATTGCTGGTAAAGTTGCGGGTGTTACTATTACTAAAAAAGGTGGTGACCCTAACGGTGGGTTCTCAGTGAAGATTAGAGGTTCTTCTGGTTTGAGTTCAGGTACAGATCCATTGTATGTAGTAGATGGTGTACCAGGTGTAGACCCTACAACCATCGCAAATGAAGATATTCAATCAATGAACGTATTGAAAGATGCGTCTTCTACTGCAATTTATGGTTCTAGAGGTGCTAATGGTGTAATTATCATCACTACTAAATCAGGAAAAGGTCAAAAAGGATCAAATATCAATGTTAGTGCATTCAGATCATTTGATCAAGTGGCTAACCGTTTGGACTTAATGACTGCTGATGAGGTAAGAGCATTCGCTCAAGAAAATAGTCTAAATATTGTTGACGGTGGAGCAAATACTGATTGGCAAGATGCAATTTACAGAATGGGTGCAAACTCAAATGTAAATGTTTCAGCATCTGGAGCTAGTGAAGATGCTGACTATCGTTTATCAGTTTCTCATAATGACTTCCAAGGGGTAATTAAAGGTTCAAGTAAGCAAAGAACACTTGCTAGAATTAGTGTGAATCAAAAGACTTTGGATGGTAAACTTCAATTGGGTGGTTTTGTGTCTGGTATGATCGAGAATAATGATTATATCTCTTATAGCGGTAATGGTCCAAGAGATGTGTTGTACCAAGCATTCCAAAGAAACCCTACTGATCCTCTTTATGATGAAGATGGTAATTTATACCAAATCCAAAGAGATTTTAATTATAACAACCCTCTAGCTACAATAGAAGAGGTTCAAAACGAAAGACAAGCAAGAAACATGACTGTTAGCTTTAATACAAGCTTGAATATAGTTGATGGTCTTACTTGGAAAACGAATACTTCATATTTCAGAAATGATAATGAGACATTCTATTTCGAGCCTACTTATTCTTGGCCTATAAGTGATGGTTTTGCTAGACGAGCTTCAAATAATTCAGCTACTTCAGTTTTAGAAACTACTTTGAATTATGATAAAAAGCTTGGTGCTCATAGCTTAAACTTGATTGGTGGTTATTCTTATCAATTTGATGAAACTACTGGTTTGTCAGCGCAAGGTAGAGGTGCTTCTTCAGACTATGTGAAATCATACAACTTAGGTTTCTTAAATACAGTAACTTCTGATGATATTTCTTCATGGAAGAACTCTAGTAAATTGATTTCTTTCTTTGGTAGAGCAACATATAATTATAACTCAAAATATTTTGTTACTGCTACTGTAAGACGAGATGGTTCTTCAAAATTTGGAGATAACAACAAGTGGGGTATTTTCCCTTCTGCTTCTGTAGCATGGGCAGTCAAAGACGAGTTTTTCTTGAAAAACGTTGATTGGTTGTCAGAGTTGAAATTAAGAGCTGGATATGGTCTGGTAGGTAACCAAGAAATTCCTCCATACTTATCTCAAGACTTAAATATGGTTAGTGGTAGTGCTATTGACCCTATTACGGGACAGCCAGTTAGAAATATCACTGGTACAAGAAACCCTAACCCAGACTTGAAATGGGAGGAAAATTCAGAATTGAACATTGGTCTTGATTTTGGTCTTTTCTCTGACAAAGTAAATGGATCTCTTGAAGTTTATAATAAAAGAACATACGATCTAATCTACAACTATGCTGTTCCAGTACCTCCTAATAAGTATGCAACTACTTATGCCAATGGTGGTGATATTGAGAATAGAGGTATCGAATTATTCTTAGAGTGGTATGCTTTAGATACTGAAAACTTAGATTGGACTACAAATATTGTTTTCTCTAAAAATGAGCAAAAAGTACTTTCATTAGCTAGTGCTGACGGTTCTTACAGATCAGATCCACTAGAAACGGGTTGGGTTTCTGGACGTGGATTGGTAGGAACTAGTACTCAACGAGTACAACCTGGTTATGCAGTAGGTACATTCTATATGCCTGAGTTTGCAGGATTCTCTGAAGATGGTAAATTCTTGTTCTACACTGAAGCTGGTGGGGTAACTAGAGATGAAACTAAAGCTGCTAAGAAAGTTGTGGGTAATGCTCAACCAGATTTCGAGTTGGCATGGTCTAACTTCTTCAAAATTGGAAAAGGCTTTGATATCAGTTTCAACTTACGAGCAGTTGTTGGTTTCGATGTCTTGAACGTTACAAAAATGGTTCTTGGAAACCCTAACGTATTACCTTCATTGAATGCTTTAGCTTCTGCAAGAGATGAATATGCAGCTGGAATGAGAGATAATGCGAAAGTTAGTGATTACTACCTAGAGGATGGATCATTCATCCGTATGGATAACTTCACTCTTGGCTATACTTTCCAAACAGCCAATGTTGAATGGTTGAAACAATGCAGAGTATATACGACAGTGAACAACATGTTCTTGATCACTGACTATTCTGGTATTGATCCTGAAGTTGGCTACAGTGGATTATCTTTCGGTATTGATCAATACAATACATATCCAAAGACTCGCTCTATCACTGTTGGTATGAATGTAACCTTTTAA